A section of the Quatrionicoccus australiensis genome encodes:
- the lpxD gene encoding UDP-3-O-(3-hydroxymyristoyl)glucosamine N-acyltransferase, with amino-acid sequence MPVAGGTPLSLADIAARLGGDVLGDAETQIRQVATLASAGAGEIGFLTNLKYRSQLATTRASAVIVAPDFADAVDLPRIVSKNPYAYYARLATLLNPRPAMAAGVHPSACCASEVPASASIGPQVTIGARVSLGEGVVLHAGCVLGDDVVIGAGSILYPNVSIYAGCEIGSNVILHSGVVIGADGFGFAPDQGQWIKIPQIGRVIIGDNVEIGASTTVDRGALDDTVIGDGSKIDNQIQIGHNCQIGKHCVIAACAAVAGSVTLQDNVIIGGAAMIAGHVTIASGAVISGGSLVMKNITKPGQYTSVFPLEEHGNWLHNAAQIRHLARLAERVTELEKKLKNTNVEG; translated from the coding sequence ATGCCGGTGGCTGGGGGTACTCCGCTTTCCCTGGCTGACATCGCCGCCCGACTGGGCGGCGATGTGCTTGGTGACGCCGAAACGCAGATCAGGCAGGTGGCGACGCTGGCTTCGGCGGGCGCTGGCGAAATCGGCTTTCTGACCAATCTGAAATACCGGAGTCAGTTGGCGACGACGCGCGCGTCGGCCGTAATCGTCGCACCGGATTTTGCCGATGCCGTCGATTTGCCGCGCATTGTCAGCAAAAATCCTTATGCCTATTACGCCCGCCTGGCAACGCTGCTCAATCCGCGGCCGGCGATGGCTGCCGGCGTGCATCCGAGTGCCTGCTGCGCTTCGGAAGTGCCGGCCAGTGCCAGTATCGGCCCGCAGGTCACGATCGGGGCTCGGGTCAGTCTGGGCGAGGGCGTCGTCCTTCATGCCGGTTGTGTGCTCGGTGACGATGTTGTAATTGGTGCCGGTAGCATTCTCTATCCGAATGTCAGCATCTACGCTGGTTGCGAGATCGGGAGCAATGTCATCCTGCATTCCGGCGTCGTGATCGGTGCCGATGGTTTCGGTTTCGCTCCGGACCAGGGACAGTGGATCAAGATTCCGCAGATCGGTCGGGTCATCATTGGCGACAACGTTGAAATTGGCGCCAGTACGACGGTCGACCGTGGCGCACTCGACGACACCGTGATTGGCGACGGCAGCAAGATCGACAACCAGATCCAGATCGGCCACAACTGCCAGATCGGCAAGCATTGCGTCATCGCCGCCTGTGCCGCGGTGGCGGGCAGTGTCACCTTGCAGGACAACGTGATCATCGGCGGGGCGGCGATGATTGCCGGGCATGTGACGATTGCCTCCGGGGCGGTGATTTCCGGTGGCTCCCTGGTCATGAAGAACATCACCAAACCGGGGCAATACACCAGTGTCTTCCCGTTGGAAGAGCACGGAAATTGGTTGCACAATGCAGCGCAGATCAGGCATCTGGCCAGGTTGGCTGAGCGGGTTACGGAACTCGAGAAAAAACTTAAAAATACCAATGTAGAGGGCTGA
- a CDS encoding OmpH family outer membrane protein: MSALFVTGVSANELKVGYVNTQRIFRDAPAAQKAAKKLEGEFAKRDQDLQRMAKQLQGLQENLEKNSVTMSEGDRRNKEKEFGELSREFQRKQREFREDLNLRQNEENAAVIEKANKAIKQIAEGDKFDLILQDVVWVSPKLDITDRVIKALAEGK, translated from the coding sequence ATGTCCGCCCTGTTCGTGACGGGGGTCAGTGCCAATGAATTGAAGGTCGGTTACGTCAATACCCAGCGCATTTTCCGCGATGCACCGGCTGCCCAGAAGGCTGCCAAGAAGCTGGAAGGCGAGTTCGCCAAGCGAGACCAGGATCTCCAGCGCATGGCCAAGCAGTTGCAGGGTCTGCAGGAAAATCTGGAAAAGAATTCCGTGACCATGTCGGAGGGTGACCGCCGCAACAAGGAAAAGGAATTCGGCGAGTTGTCGCGTGAGTTCCAGCGCAAGCAGCGCGAATTCCGCGAAGATCTGAACTTGCGTCAGAACGAAGAAAATGCCGCCGTGATCGAGAAGGCCAACAAGGCCATCAAGCAGATCGCCGAAGGCGACAAGTTCGATCTGATTCTTCAGGACGTGGTCTGGGTCAGCCCGAAGCTGGATATTACCGATCGTGTGATCAAGGCTCTTGCCGAAGGCAAGTAA